The following proteins are co-located in the Purpureocillium takamizusanense chromosome 10, complete sequence genome:
- a CDS encoding uncharacterized protein (COG:S~EggNog:ENOG503P1TK), whose translation MSYGPGYGAPPGFLSQDSYPGLQIYPQPAQPVQQVGSTSAHGAEEGAQPSFEYLHTAIPGLGLGFAASGPAPTQQTESAWTNAPSNSQRTASHAEQAGASAPVKLGSPADGGSEEGEISDGEAEDLYEPPEVGNDETLAAWPYGGTNVGERVVAATGQPQAHIHAARERSGSYSPYLSPREIDREGSSASCAPQGNSPSRTSAAPNSSAKTLDSVRKQAREAILRLWPLDVRYHNYIDEGIDSTLLQALFKDLGLELPSSSLAANSRFKTGGHIQPTPVPDRGEGEKTSPNSAPAAKAMNKSEERKDRIARLLAAKGSKASAPPTKSSAVPLADNQSATMKKLSEKSKILREKMEALKKQREALAQTRIQQAASNGSTVPPQDFEVTMDDATAAVAASGGLQTSVSEAHEPAGLSGQPSPSSIPGLFLSTPKPTLQDQAGLPDSMTPRTTNLVAKESHRPFGQARESRPFLIHVSDDEDDEDDENGDAGMEIDSPGLVASPVQHSGISPHLPPRKVAALSGSSRRSASALTPARNSGNSSGGEDLDSMNKKIEAMKRKIAEAEARKAKRSRQVSPMGSQQNSSSRADSVESSSTPMEAITGRELTNGSRTPVSDSAMGATPTSMPANRTAQFEGAEFAVPASERRGRSRAASERLPLLEARRREQLLKLKTLQAQIAVIEQEIEEGRAEEERLMRDLAMPDLDHELQQFESPSTPPAGQYSPIFSR comes from the exons ATGAGCTACGGTCCTGGTTACGGAGCGCCTCCGGGCTTTCTCTCGCAGGACTCCTATCCGGGCCTCCAGATATACCCACAGCCGGCACAGCCTGTCCAGCAAGTCGGATCGACCAgcgcccatggcgccgaAGAAGGGGCACAGCCTTCCTTCGAGTATCTTCACACAGCCATTCctggcttgggcttgggctttgCCGCCAGCGGGCCGGCGCCAACCCAGCAAACGGAGAGTGCCTGGACGAACGCGCCTTCAAACTCGCAACGAACAGCTTCCCATGCGGAGCAAGCAGGTGCGAGTGCACCTGTAAAGCTGGGCAGCCCGGCTGATGGTGGGTCAGAGGAGGGCGAAATCAGCGACGGAGAGGCAGAAGACTTGTATGAGCCGCCCGAGGTCGGAAATGACGAGACCCTTGCCGCCTGGCCGTACGGTGGTACAAACGTAGGTGAACGCGTTGTGGCAGCGACCGGTCAGCCGCAAGCCCACATCCACGCGGCTCGCGAACGTTCAGGCTCATACTCTCCCTATCTTTCACCCCGAGAAATTGACCGCGAAGGCTCTTCAGCCTCCTGTGCACCCCAAG GCAATTCGCCTTCACGTACCTCTGCAGCCCCGAACTCTAGCGCGAAAACGCTCGATTCTGTTAGGAAGCAAGCCCGGGAGGCCATTTTGCGCTTGTGGCCTCTCGACGTCCGGTATCACAACTACATCGACGAGGGCATTGATAGCACCTTGTTGCAAGCCCTTTTCAAAGACCTGGGTCTGGAGCTTCCGTCCAGCAGCCTGGCAGCGAATTCTCGTTTCAAAACGGGCGGTCACATCCAGCCAACGCCCGTGCCTGACCGTGGAGAGGGAGAAAAGACGTCACCAAATTCGGCACCGGCCGCGAAGGCTATGAATAAATCCGAAGAGCGCAAGGACCGGATAGCTCGACTTCTGGCTGCGAAAGGCTCGAAGGCGAGTGCTCCGCCAACCAAGTCAAGTGCTGTGCCACTGGCAGACAACCAATCCGCGACCATGAAGAAACTGTCCGAAAAGTCCAAAATACTTCGGGAGAAGATGGAAGCGCTGAAGAAACAGAGAGAGGCTCTGGCCCAAACACGCATTCAGCAGGCCGCATCAAACGGCTCAACAGTCCCTCCACAGGACTTCGAGGTGACCATGGACGATGCCACAGCCGCTGTGGCTGCTAGCGGAGGCTTGCAAACATCCGTCTCTGAGGCCCATGAACCCGCAGGACTATCGGGCCAACCCTCTCCGTCGTCAATACCTGGACTGTTTCTGTCCACTCCCAAGCCCACTTTGCAAGATCAAGCTGGCCTGCCCGACTCAATGACGCCCCGCACGACTAACCTGGTTGCAAAGGAATCTCACAGACCCTTTGGTCAGGCTAGGGAGTCGCGCCCTTTCTTGATTCATGTCagtgatgacgaggacgatgaggacgacgaaaACGGTGACGCGGGAATGGAAATAGACTCGCCTGGCCTTGTCGCATCACCTGTCCAGCACAGTGGTATCTCCCCGCATCTGCCGCCCCGCAAAGTAGCTGCTTTGTCTGGCTCCAGCCGTCgttcggcgtcggcgctgacTCCTGCGAGAAATTCGGGCAACAGCAGTGGTGGAGAAGACCTCGACAGCATGAATAAGAAGATTGAAGCAATGAAACGCAAGATTGCAGAGGCGGAGGCGCGCAAGGCGAAGCGCTCCCGACAGGTGTCACCCATGGGCTCGCAACAGAAcagcagctcccgcgccgacAGTGTCGAGTCGTCAAGCACCCCCATGGAGGCGATCACTGGACGCGAGCTCACGAATGGGAGCCGCACTCCGGTCAGCGACTCGGCGATGGGTGCTACCCCGACTTCCATGCCTGCCAACAGAACAGCGCAATTTGAAGGTGCCGAGTTCGCTGTGCCCGCATCTGAGCGGCGCGGTCGTTCTCGTGCGGCCAGCGAGCGTCTTCCCCTTCTTGAGGCTCGTCGTAGGGAGCAGCTTCTCAAGCTGAAGACGCTGCAGGCTCAGATCGCTGTCATCGAACAGGAGATTGAAGAGGGCAGAGCTGAGGAGGAGAGACTCATGAGGGACCTTGCCATGCCTGACTTGGACCACGAGCTTCAACAATTTGAATCACCGTCCACACCCCCTGCTGGTCAGTATTCGCCAATCTTCAGCCGATAA